Proteins from a genomic interval of Brucella melitensis bv. 1 str. 16M:
- the gndA gene encoding NADP-dependent phosphogluconate dehydrogenase, whose amino-acid sequence MEKADIGMVGLGVMGSNLALNIAEKGYTVAVYDRDEPVLKAFIEKAGRLRDKIIPCPTFEELAANIRKPRPIIFLIKAGAPVDTETTRLKAFLEKGDIMIDAGNSDYRDTVRRLKALGPNDPTFVGMGVSGGAEGARHGPSMMVGGTEQAYERIAPILLAVAAKYQGEPCCALVGPDGAGHFVKTIHNGIEYADMQMIAEIYGILRDGLGLSAPAIGDVFEKWNEGPLNSYLIEITAKVLKSTDPETGKAMVDMILDEAGQKGTGRWAAIEAQILGVPATGIEAAVAARSLSSMKGEREEADKAYKSGARTLDIANQTRFLSDLEQGLLAGKIAAYAQGFAVMEAASREHGWNIPLATTARIWRAGCIIRSQLLDDIAQAFEGNESRNLLMAPAFVPRMETSVKSLRQIVAQAALASLPLPALGSALSYFDSYTQALGTANLIQGQRDFFGSHGFKRIDKEGDFHGPWG is encoded by the coding sequence ATGGAAAAAGCAGATATCGGAATGGTCGGCCTTGGCGTCATGGGCTCCAACCTGGCGCTGAACATAGCCGAGAAGGGCTACACCGTGGCCGTCTATGACCGTGATGAGCCTGTGCTGAAAGCTTTCATCGAAAAGGCTGGCCGGCTGCGCGACAAGATCATTCCCTGCCCGACCTTTGAGGAACTGGCCGCGAATATCCGCAAGCCCCGTCCGATCATCTTTCTCATCAAGGCCGGTGCGCCAGTCGATACCGAGACCACCCGCCTTAAGGCATTCCTTGAGAAGGGCGATATCATGATCGATGCAGGCAATTCCGATTATCGCGATACGGTGCGCCGCCTGAAGGCTCTTGGCCCCAATGATCCGACCTTTGTCGGCATGGGCGTTTCGGGTGGGGCGGAAGGCGCGCGCCATGGTCCGTCGATGATGGTCGGCGGCACGGAGCAGGCCTATGAGCGCATCGCGCCGATCCTGCTTGCTGTCGCCGCCAAATATCAGGGCGAGCCCTGCTGTGCGCTGGTCGGCCCGGATGGCGCGGGTCATTTCGTCAAAACCATCCATAACGGTATTGAATATGCCGATATGCAGATGATCGCCGAAATTTACGGCATTCTGCGCGATGGCCTTGGCCTTTCAGCTCCGGCCATCGGCGATGTGTTCGAGAAGTGGAACGAAGGTCCGCTCAATTCCTATCTGATTGAAATCACCGCCAAGGTTCTCAAGTCCACCGACCCGGAAACCGGCAAGGCGATGGTCGATATGATCCTTGATGAAGCCGGCCAGAAGGGTACAGGCCGCTGGGCTGCCATTGAGGCGCAGATACTGGGCGTTCCTGCCACGGGCATCGAAGCCGCGGTTGCCGCCCGTTCGCTGTCCTCCATGAAGGGCGAGCGGGAAGAGGCCGACAAGGCGTATAAATCCGGTGCACGCACACTTGATATTGCCAACCAGACCCGCTTCCTTTCCGATCTGGAACAGGGCTTGCTGGCGGGCAAGATCGCCGCTTATGCGCAAGGCTTTGCAGTGATGGAAGCCGCCTCAAGGGAGCATGGCTGGAACATTCCGCTTGCCACCACGGCGCGCATCTGGCGCGCGGGCTGCATCATCCGCTCGCAGCTTCTGGATGATATTGCGCAGGCTTTTGAAGGCAATGAAAGCCGCAACCTGCTCATGGCCCCGGCCTTCGTGCCGCGCATGGAAACATCTGTGAAAAGCCTTCGCCAGATTGTCGCGCAGGCCGCCCTTGCCAGCCTGCCGCTGCCCGCGCTCGGCTCTGCGCTCAGCTATTTCGACAGCTATACGCAGGCGCTTGGTACGGCCAATCTCATTCAGGGCCAGCGCGATTTCTTCGGCTCGCACGGCTTCAAGCGCATTGACAAGGAGGGGGATTTCCACGGCCCCTGGGGCTGA
- a CDS encoding Gfo/Idh/MocA family protein, which yields MTQNERIGGDFRWGIWGTDMIASSFAADIAASAGMRVVAVCSHTTQTAQAFCRHIGINKAFGNPHAFLADPEIDAVYIASPNMLHVEQALDAIMAGKACLIEKPLSLDPEGARQIETASKARNIFAMEAMWTRFLPAVQAVKHAIDASRIGTVTHIEADLSYSRAYDPESRFFSPALGGGAAFDLGVYPLSLALYFLGLPEKVDGHCQRAASGVDLRSEFNLGWPSATAWISCGFDRDGENRMLIEGTDGAILIHPPFLKAQRLTFFSRSALHSPFGPKNSKGRIGNIINRLPLPGRTIETHAFAGNGLQFQAQAVRDAIRRGEISTPIMPLAQSAAVADIISRVLVSG from the coding sequence ATGACGCAAAACGAACGTATAGGCGGAGATTTTCGTTGGGGCATATGGGGCACGGACATGATTGCCTCTAGCTTTGCCGCCGACATTGCCGCAAGCGCCGGAATGCGCGTTGTTGCGGTTTGTTCTCACACGACGCAAACGGCACAAGCTTTTTGCAGGCATATCGGCATTAACAAGGCTTTCGGCAATCCGCATGCGTTTCTGGCCGATCCCGAAATCGATGCCGTCTATATCGCCTCGCCCAATATGCTGCATGTGGAGCAAGCCCTGGATGCCATAATGGCGGGGAAAGCCTGCCTCATCGAAAAGCCGCTATCGCTTGATCCAGAAGGCGCGCGCCAGATCGAAACGGCAAGCAAGGCGCGAAACATCTTTGCCATGGAGGCAATGTGGACCCGTTTCCTTCCCGCGGTGCAAGCGGTGAAGCACGCTATCGATGCAAGCCGCATCGGCACGGTCACGCATATTGAAGCCGATCTTTCCTATAGCCGCGCCTATGACCCGGAAAGCCGCTTTTTCAGCCCGGCGCTTGGTGGCGGAGCCGCTTTTGATCTTGGCGTTTATCCCCTTTCGCTGGCGCTTTATTTTCTGGGCCTGCCAGAAAAGGTTGATGGACATTGCCAGCGCGCGGCAAGCGGCGTCGATTTGCGCAGTGAATTCAACCTCGGCTGGCCCAGCGCAACCGCCTGGATTTCCTGCGGCTTCGACAGGGACGGGGAAAACCGGATGTTGATCGAGGGAACTGACGGCGCAATCCTGATCCACCCGCCCTTCCTGAAAGCGCAAAGGCTGACATTCTTTTCGCGTTCGGCCCTGCACTCGCCCTTCGGCCCGAAAAACAGCAAGGGCCGCATCGGTAACATCATCAATCGCCTGCCGCTGCCCGGCCGCACAATCGAAACTCATGCCTTTGCAGGCAACGGGCTTCAATTTCAGGCACAAGCCGTGCGCGATGCCATCCGGCGCGGGGAAATTTCCACCCCCATCATGCCGCTGGCACAGAGCGCGGCGGTCGCCGATATCATCAGCAGGGTTTTGGTATCGGGTTAG
- a CDS encoding O-antigen ligase family protein, whose amino-acid sequence MSNIVTRTRTDARMPDATGPQARIRRIALVIASVIFGVLLISFRPFTPAGGAETETGGDIINQLGFSCVGAVALASMAMFANLRKLAGIIRPGWLVMLVFLFASIFASSDPATAVRGVLLTTVGIVAIIAVLVLPQDGDGYSALLVSVASVVIVISYAGVVLLPSLGTHGADAIEPQNSFLWRGVFSHKNIAGPVMAVFAFAGLYLWRRGWKTSGLLIGLSALGFVSQTGSKTTMALVPFAMLLVVLPGLMGLRKLTAGLIFAIQLAFATFTFGVVLFEPIRRLVENMDVDATFTGRVSIWKFALEALSKRPWTGYGYESFWSSAYARHAARPYYLDWDVRGIVHGHNSYLDVAMTMGIPALLCAIAVIIVMPLVHYARCRPVRENMLLADFFLMIVLFGTLNAMMESFFFRRMDPVWLTLILAIFGLGMTAKVVIPKRSV is encoded by the coding sequence ATGAGCAATATCGTAACCCGGACAAGAACTGACGCCCGTATGCCGGATGCGACAGGGCCACAGGCACGGATACGCAGGATTGCTCTTGTTATAGCAAGCGTCATATTCGGCGTGCTGCTGATCTCGTTTCGCCCGTTTACACCGGCGGGCGGGGCAGAGACGGAGACTGGCGGCGATATCATCAACCAGCTTGGTTTCAGTTGCGTGGGGGCCGTTGCCCTTGCCTCCATGGCGATGTTCGCCAATTTGCGGAAACTTGCAGGCATCATACGTCCCGGCTGGCTCGTGATGCTCGTCTTTTTATTCGCATCGATATTTGCCAGTTCCGACCCGGCAACGGCGGTGCGCGGTGTTCTCCTCACCACGGTCGGAATTGTGGCGATCATAGCGGTTCTGGTCTTGCCGCAGGATGGCGACGGTTATTCTGCGCTGCTCGTATCGGTGGCGTCGGTCGTTATCGTCATTTCCTATGCCGGGGTTGTGTTGCTGCCGAGCCTTGGCACGCATGGGGCGGATGCTATCGAACCGCAGAACTCCTTTCTCTGGCGCGGTGTTTTCAGCCATAAAAACATTGCTGGCCCGGTGATGGCGGTTTTCGCGTTTGCCGGGCTTTATCTGTGGCGGCGCGGTTGGAAAACCAGCGGACTGCTGATTGGCCTTTCCGCGCTGGGTTTTGTTTCGCAAACCGGCTCCAAGACGACGATGGCGCTCGTGCCTTTTGCAATGCTGCTCGTTGTTCTTCCCGGCCTTATGGGATTGCGCAAGCTGACAGCGGGGCTGATTTTTGCAATCCAGCTTGCATTTGCCACTTTTACTTTCGGCGTGGTGCTGTTCGAGCCGATCCGCCGTTTGGTTGAAAATATGGATGTGGACGCGACCTTTACCGGGCGCGTTTCGATCTGGAAGTTTGCACTGGAAGCCCTGTCGAAGCGGCCATGGACCGGCTATGGCTATGAAAGCTTCTGGAGTTCGGCATATGCCAGGCATGCGGCGCGGCCCTATTATCTCGATTGGGATGTGCGCGGCATCGTGCATGGTCATAATTCCTATCTGGATGTCGCCATGACGATGGGTATCCCGGCACTTTTATGCGCGATTGCGGTCATCATCGTCATGCCGCTGGTTCATTATGCGCGGTGCAGGCCGGTGCGCGAGAACATGCTGCTGGCCGACTTCTTTTTGATGATCGTCTTGTTCGGAACGCTCAATGCCATGATGGAAAGTTTTTTCTTCCGGCGCATGGACCCGGTCTGGCTCACACTTATCCTTGCCATTTTCGGCCTTGGCATGACGGCAAAAGTCGTCATCCCGAAGCGATCTGTCTAA
- a CDS encoding glycosyltransferase family 2 protein, with protein MSALPDHIEVISKTSDLRFEDIDIVVTLPTFRRPDHLIRTLDTLKAQKTEKRFAVIVIENEAEKREGAEVAAPLFADGTYRGMLIVESHRGNCNAYNAGWLTAMTCFPNFKYILVIDDDELADPMWIENMVSAAGRFDASLVGGPQYPVFEKPNSQQWAKHPVFMPPYTKTGAVPIIYSSGNLLIARPVLEAIGYPFLDLMFNFTGGGDSDFVGRSKAKGFRIAWCAEGIVRETIPARRLEGDWIRARGLRNGVLSTLTEQRRRKDEPCGQIRVFLKSLALLAYSPIKALRRGLAAGFAPAGMYFIYVGLGRVLAHFGYLNEQYRNPDKN; from the coding sequence ATGTCGGCTCTACCTGATCATATTGAAGTAATTTCTAAAACATCTGATCTCAGGTTTGAAGACATCGATATCGTCGTTACACTTCCTACATTTCGGCGGCCCGATCATCTCATCCGTACCCTTGATACGCTGAAAGCGCAGAAGACCGAAAAGCGCTTTGCGGTGATCGTGATCGAAAATGAGGCTGAAAAGAGGGAAGGGGCCGAGGTGGCCGCTCCGCTGTTTGCGGATGGCACGTACCGGGGAATGCTGATTGTCGAGTCGCATCGCGGCAATTGCAATGCCTATAATGCGGGCTGGCTTACGGCCATGACCTGTTTTCCGAACTTCAAATATATCCTCGTCATCGATGATGATGAACTGGCCGATCCGATGTGGATCGAGAACATGGTTTCCGCGGCCGGGCGGTTCGATGCAAGCCTCGTCGGAGGCCCGCAATATCCGGTCTTTGAAAAGCCGAATTCGCAACAATGGGCCAAACACCCGGTTTTTATGCCGCCTTATACAAAGACAGGCGCTGTTCCGATCATCTATTCGTCGGGAAACCTGCTGATCGCGCGTCCTGTGCTGGAGGCCATCGGCTATCCGTTCCTGGACCTGATGTTCAATTTTACCGGCGGCGGCGATTCCGATTTCGTGGGCCGCTCCAAGGCGAAAGGTTTCCGGATTGCCTGGTGCGCGGAAGGTATCGTGCGTGAAACCATTCCGGCGCGCCGTCTGGAAGGCGACTGGATCAGGGCGCGGGGCTTGCGCAACGGCGTTCTTTCCACTCTTACTGAACAGCGTCGGCGCAAGGATGAGCCTTGCGGGCAGATACGTGTGTTCCTGAAGAGCCTTGCGCTATTGGCTTATTCGCCGATCAAGGCCTTGCGGCGCGGTCTTGCGGCAGGCTTTGCGCCGGCTGGAATGTATTTTATCTATGTTGGATTGGGACGGGTTTTGGCACATTTTGGATATCTGAATGAGCAATATCGTAACCCGGACAAGAACTGA
- a CDS encoding glycosyltransferase family 4 protein, producing the protein MQSFRLLFETSLVPHAIAATGYEVANAAVIDGLRRAGADVTVLGFTWPGHRAAEDPDTIVLGEVEVRTENAGLKRKVCWVLKSFLTGLTVSSAKLRVIPEQKLRETIRQLGEFDAYVLNGVTLAGAFVDVFKDKPCLFVAHNVEHRSAEENAQNAGDIQKFLFQREAGILKGLETRLCQQASFVFTFAQDDGPALGLDQDHFVTLPLVTPGGMQIAQDRPVEYDLALIGTWTWHPNRIGLEWFLHEVKPLLPQDISIAIAGSTPADLIEAWPGVNFVGKVPDATAFVEAGALIPLISRAGTGVQLKTIETFELGMPSVATSHSVRGISQVPANCTIANNPSDFAAAVIKQLEKIRTGDRQKLDGKIFTRSQIKGMDQAIARGLAALRRRLGNTDCI; encoded by the coding sequence TTGCAATCGTTTCGTCTCCTTTTTGAAACATCTCTTGTGCCACATGCGATTGCAGCGACCGGTTATGAAGTGGCTAATGCCGCTGTTATCGATGGATTGCGCCGCGCGGGCGCCGATGTAACGGTGCTCGGCTTCACCTGGCCCGGACATCGGGCGGCAGAAGATCCCGATACGATTGTGCTGGGCGAAGTCGAGGTTCGCACGGAAAACGCAGGCTTAAAGCGCAAGGTTTGCTGGGTTCTCAAGTCTTTCCTGACGGGGCTGACAGTATCTTCCGCCAAATTGCGTGTCATCCCGGAGCAAAAACTGCGTGAAACCATCCGCCAGCTTGGCGAGTTCGATGCCTATGTTTTGAATGGCGTGACCTTGGCTGGCGCCTTTGTGGATGTCTTCAAGGACAAACCCTGCCTCTTTGTCGCGCACAATGTCGAACATCGTTCTGCTGAGGAAAATGCGCAGAACGCAGGCGACATCCAGAAATTTCTGTTCCAGCGTGAAGCCGGCATCTTGAAAGGGCTTGAAACAAGGCTCTGCCAGCAGGCGAGCTTCGTCTTCACCTTCGCGCAGGATGATGGTCCGGCCCTCGGCCTCGATCAGGACCATTTTGTAACCCTGCCCCTCGTGACCCCCGGGGGCATGCAAATCGCGCAAGATCGGCCTGTTGAATACGACCTTGCATTGATCGGCACCTGGACATGGCATCCGAACCGGATCGGCCTTGAGTGGTTCCTGCATGAAGTCAAGCCGCTTTTGCCGCAGGATATTTCCATCGCCATTGCAGGAAGCACCCCTGCCGACCTGATCGAGGCATGGCCCGGAGTAAACTTCGTCGGCAAGGTTCCCGATGCGACCGCCTTCGTGGAGGCCGGGGCCCTGATCCCGCTTATCAGCCGTGCGGGAACAGGCGTTCAGCTCAAAACAATCGAAACTTTCGAGTTGGGAATGCCAAGCGTCGCGACATCCCATTCCGTCCGCGGGATCAGTCAGGTCCCGGCCAATTGCACGATTGCAAATAATCCTTCCGATTTCGCCGCCGCAGTTATAAAGCAGTTGGAAAAAATACGGACGGGGGATCGCCAGAAACTCGATGGCAAGATTTTCACACGCTCGCAGATAAAAGGCATGGATCAGGCGATTGCCAGAGGTCTGGCGGCGCTCCGGCGCAGGCTGGGAAATACGGATTGCATATAA
- a CDS encoding WecB/TagA/CpsF family glycosyltransferase translates to MDMSDDKVSYRNILGTRVACFTWDSAFAFFEKRIESRSFMKQSWLNAHNANIAYENPVFRKALEDFLILPDGIGVDIASKVFYGERFPANLNGTDFVPGLLHHMKRPLKIGLLGGLPGVAANAAQLFKKQVSRHDYRVISDGYFKPANLDAILARLKDFHPDILLVAMGVPRQEFFIDAHITGEHCTIASGVGALFDLHTGRVQRAPQWMRKLRMEWVYRLLQEPQRLAKRYLLGNPAFLWRVAKTWLKGDHR, encoded by the coding sequence ATGGATATGTCCGACGACAAGGTCTCCTATCGCAACATTCTGGGCACCAGGGTCGCCTGCTTCACATGGGATAGCGCATTCGCCTTTTTTGAGAAGCGTATAGAAAGCCGCAGCTTCATGAAGCAGAGCTGGCTCAACGCCCACAATGCCAATATTGCCTATGAAAACCCGGTCTTTCGCAAGGCACTGGAAGATTTCCTCATCCTGCCCGATGGTATTGGCGTCGATATTGCAAGCAAGGTTTTTTATGGCGAACGCTTTCCGGCCAATCTCAATGGCACCGATTTCGTTCCCGGTCTTCTCCATCACATGAAGCGGCCGCTGAAAATCGGGCTGCTGGGTGGATTGCCCGGCGTCGCGGCCAACGCCGCGCAACTCTTCAAAAAGCAGGTGTCCCGGCATGACTATCGCGTCATTTCGGACGGTTATTTCAAACCTGCCAATCTTGACGCCATTCTGGCCCGGCTCAAGGATTTCCATCCCGATATCCTGCTCGTTGCCATGGGCGTTCCACGGCAGGAGTTTTTCATCGACGCCCATATAACGGGCGAACATTGCACCATTGCCAGTGGGGTCGGCGCACTTTTCGACCTCCATACGGGCCGGGTGCAACGCGCACCGCAATGGATGCGCAAACTTCGGATGGAGTGGGTGTACCGTTTGCTGCAAGAGCCACAGCGACTTGCAAAGCGCTATCTTCTGGGCAATCCCGCCTTTTTGTGGCGCGTCGCCAAAACATGGCTGAAGGGAGATCACCGGTGA
- a CDS encoding DUF6492 family protein, translated as MKTAIVTASWDQDFERCKLLCETVDKYTTGFTKHYILVESKDVALFRQLESSRRIIIDERDLLPSWLHAFWDPTHLWRRRIWLSLKTKPLRGWHVQQLRRIALAGAMEEDGFLYMDSDMAFLRPFDCSTLWHGEKLRLFVRPNALANPKWPEHPVWAANAAKLLGIQNGKSGLNDYIGQLVSWRRDSVISMCERIEAHTGQHWVAALGKIRRFSECILYGRYVDDILKGVGHFHDTGDLCRVYWFSPPPTEDEFRAFIAGLEPHQVAIGMQSFIGLSVDDIRRVINI; from the coding sequence GTGAAGACCGCAATCGTCACAGCAAGCTGGGATCAGGATTTCGAGCGCTGCAAGCTTTTATGCGAAACGGTGGACAAATATACTACCGGTTTCACGAAGCATTATATCCTTGTCGAGAGCAAGGACGTGGCGCTGTTTCGCCAGTTGGAAAGCTCCAGGCGCATCATTATAGACGAGCGGGATCTGCTCCCCTCCTGGCTTCATGCTTTTTGGGACCCCACCCATCTGTGGCGCAGGCGCATCTGGCTATCGCTGAAAACCAAGCCGCTTCGCGGCTGGCATGTGCAGCAGTTGCGCCGGATCGCGCTCGCCGGTGCGATGGAGGAAGACGGATTTCTCTATATGGATTCGGACATGGCCTTTTTGCGTCCCTTCGATTGCAGCACACTCTGGCACGGCGAAAAGCTCAGGCTTTTCGTGCGCCCCAATGCGCTTGCCAATCCCAAATGGCCAGAGCATCCGGTGTGGGCTGCCAATGCGGCCAAGCTGCTTGGCATCCAGAATGGCAAAAGCGGACTGAACGATTATATCGGCCAGCTCGTTTCATGGCGGCGCGACAGCGTGATTTCGATGTGCGAGAGGATCGAAGCTCATACCGGACAGCATTGGGTGGCAGCTCTTGGCAAAATACGCCGCTTTTCCGAATGCATTCTTTATGGCCGTTATGTTGACGATATCCTGAAGGGAGTGGGGCATTTCCACGATACTGGCGATCTGTGCCGGGTTTACTGGTTTTCACCGCCCCCCACGGAAGACGAATTCCGCGCTTTCATTGCCGGGTTGGAGCCGCATCAGGTCGCCATCGGCATGCAGTCTTTCATCGGCCTTTCGGTCGATGATATCCGGCGCGTCATCAATATTTGA
- a CDS encoding GumC family protein translates to MDGEDKRKSGSEGKPLLAFSDAPVSDSKKSRSTEDQASPTPPWTPPASPRERAQYYRSHQSASSALTDEEIAGLREIGRDAASSEDKASPSDKEQPASDADENWPRRSNAAQDAEWKPLIDPRIAIDVIRSSRRLLLPTTIFGGIVATLYALSLPQTYIASTDILVDPRNIKVVGTELTPGQLPTDASLAVAESQARMIDSSSVLLKVINKAHLIQDPEFNGTLVPTGIVRFFAQLKDLIGKKEQSDSQTMETRVLDNLRKSLTIHRDAKTFIYSISVTTREANKSASLANEISSVFQDELASLQSDAARRTSEELFQRLADLRASVEGAEKAVADFRATHDLIDVDGRLISNNELGRLNEQLTNQRAETVRLQARINVLKDATPDSVVAGTLPEDLRSNTLTALRAQYAQARQAANGMATRLGPRHPQLIQLNSQANAVLNDISAELQRVRSSLQVEVQRSQQQETALSARLAQLKARQANDAKDLVKLRELEREAAARRSIYEAFLLRSRETSEQEGLNTVNIRVLSAARPPLEPAGSTRKLIVIAGLIAGFLAGLAITIIRNFGRLLRL, encoded by the coding sequence ATGGACGGTGAAGACAAGCGCAAATCAGGAAGCGAAGGCAAGCCCCTTCTCGCATTTTCGGATGCGCCTGTCAGCGACAGCAAGAAATCCCGTTCCACGGAGGATCAGGCTTCGCCGACACCGCCATGGACGCCGCCTGCGAGCCCGCGGGAGCGAGCGCAATATTACCGTTCACACCAAAGCGCTTCCAGCGCACTGACGGATGAAGAAATTGCCGGACTTCGCGAAATCGGTCGCGATGCCGCCTCAAGCGAAGACAAGGCTTCACCTTCCGATAAGGAACAGCCCGCCAGCGATGCCGATGAAAACTGGCCGCGCCGTTCCAATGCCGCGCAGGATGCGGAATGGAAGCCTTTGATCGATCCGCGCATTGCGATCGATGTCATCCGGAGTTCCAGGCGGCTGTTGCTCCCCACGACGATATTTGGCGGTATTGTAGCAACCCTTTATGCCCTCTCGCTGCCGCAGACCTATATTGCCAGTACGGACATTCTCGTCGATCCGCGCAATATCAAGGTGGTCGGAACGGAACTGACGCCGGGGCAATTGCCCACAGACGCCTCTCTGGCCGTTGCGGAGAGCCAGGCGCGCATGATCGATTCCAGCAGTGTCCTGCTGAAAGTGATCAACAAGGCTCATCTCATTCAGGACCCGGAGTTTAACGGCACGCTCGTTCCCACCGGGATCGTAAGGTTTTTCGCGCAGCTGAAAGACCTGATCGGCAAGAAAGAGCAGAGCGACAGCCAGACGATGGAAACGCGCGTCCTCGACAATCTGCGTAAAAGCCTGACCATCCACCGCGATGCCAAGACCTTCATCTATTCGATTTCGGTCACAACACGCGAAGCGAACAAGTCGGCCTCACTCGCCAATGAGATCAGCTCGGTTTTTCAGGATGAACTTGCGTCTTTGCAGTCGGATGCGGCACGGCGCACCTCGGAAGAACTTTTCCAGCGGCTGGCGGACCTGCGCGCCAGTGTGGAAGGTGCTGAAAAAGCGGTTGCCGATTTTCGCGCGACACACGACCTCATCGACGTGGACGGCAGGCTTATCAGCAATAATGAACTGGGCCGCCTGAACGAGCAGCTTACCAACCAGCGCGCCGAAACCGTGCGGCTGCAAGCCCGTATCAATGTGCTGAAGGACGCCACACCGGACAGCGTGGTGGCGGGCACATTGCCGGAAGACCTGCGCTCCAACACGTTGACGGCCTTGCGCGCGCAATATGCGCAGGCGCGACAGGCGGCAAACGGCATGGCGACCCGGCTTGGTCCGCGCCATCCGCAGCTTATCCAGCTCAACTCGCAGGCCAATGCCGTATTGAACGACATCAGTGCAGAATTGCAGCGCGTGCGTTCCTCGCTACAGGTGGAGGTTCAGCGCTCGCAACAACAGGAAACGGCACTGAGCGCCCGTCTGGCGCAGTTGAAGGCGCGGCAGGCGAACGACGCAAAAGACCTCGTAAAACTGCGCGAACTGGAGCGGGAAGCTGCCGCGCGGCGCTCGATCTATGAAGCGTTCCTGCTGCGCTCACGCGAGACAAGCGAACAGGAAGGCCTCAATACGGTCAATATACGTGTGCTTTCGGCGGCCCGCCCGCCGCTGGAACCAGCCGGATCCACACGCAAGCTCATCGTCATCGCCGGCCTGATCGCGGGCTTCCTTGCAGGGCTTGCCATCACAATCATCCGCAATTTCGGGCGGTTGCTGCGCCTGTAG
- a CDS encoding type III PLP-dependent enzyme produces MATQRIIDFLNTRRPEGPCLVVDTDVVRENYQGFEKALPYSRIFYAVKANPAPEILRLLASLGSSFDTASVAEIEMALEAGATPDRISYGNTIKKERDIARAFDLGIRLYAVDCVEEVEKIARVAPGSRVFCRVLTDGEGAKWPLSRKFGCVPAMAKDVLRRAKALGLDAYGVSFHVGSQQTDLTAWDRALADAAAVFRTLADEGIILRMVNMGGGFPTRYLKDVPTAQAYGMAIFDALSRHFGNRIPETIIEPGRGMVGNAGVIKTEVVLVSRKADNDNVRWVYLDIGKFGGLAETMDEAIRYQIVTPHDGSETEPCVLAGPTCDSADVLYEKTPYPLPVSLTIGDEILIEGTGAYTTTYSAVAFNGFEPLRSYVI; encoded by the coding sequence ATGGCAACGCAGCGTATTATCGATTTCCTCAACACCCGCCGTCCCGAAGGCCCTTGCCTCGTCGTCGATACCGATGTCGTGCGCGAAAACTATCAGGGCTTTGAAAAAGCTTTGCCTTATTCGCGCATTTTCTATGCGGTGAAGGCCAATCCCGCGCCGGAAATCCTGCGCCTGCTCGCTTCGCTCGGCTCTTCTTTCGACACGGCCTCGGTTGCTGAAATCGAAATGGCGCTGGAAGCAGGCGCGACACCAGACCGTATCTCTTATGGCAACACCATCAAGAAAGAGCGCGATATTGCGCGCGCCTTCGATCTGGGCATCCGCCTTTATGCGGTCGATTGCGTGGAAGAAGTGGAAAAGATTGCCCGCGTCGCGCCCGGCAGCCGCGTGTTCTGCCGCGTCCTGACCGATGGCGAAGGTGCCAAATGGCCGCTTTCGCGCAAGTTTGGTTGCGTGCCTGCCATGGCGAAGGACGTGCTGCGCCGCGCCAAGGCGCTCGGCCTCGATGCTTACGGCGTGTCGTTCCACGTCGGCTCGCAGCAGACGGATCTCACGGCTTGGGATCGTGCGCTGGCTGACGCGGCAGCGGTCTTCCGCACGCTTGCCGATGAGGGCATCATCTTGCGCATGGTCAATATGGGCGGCGGTTTTCCGACGCGCTATCTCAAGGATGTGCCGACCGCACAGGCCTATGGCATGGCGATCTTCGACGCGCTGTCCCGGCATTTCGGCAACCGCATCCCGGAAACCATCATCGAGCCGGGCCGCGGCATGGTGGGCAATGCAGGCGTCATCAAGACCGAGGTGGTGCTGGTTTCGCGCAAGGCGGACAACGACAATGTGCGCTGGGTCTATCTCGACATCGGCAAGTTTGGTGGTCTGGCCGAAACCATGGACGAGGCGATCCGCTACCAGATCGTGACCCCGCATGACGGCAGCGAAACCGAACCTTGTGTCCTGGCTGGCCCGACCTGCGACAGTGCCGACGTACTTTATGAAAAGACGCCTTACCCGTTGCCGGTCTCGCTGACCATCGGTGATGAGATTCTCATCGAAGGCACGGGCGCTTACACCACCACCTATTCGGCGGTGGCGTTCAACGGGTTTGAACCGTTGCGATCCTATGTCATCTGA